GTTCCGGGGCGGATTTCTTCCATACCCGGATACGTTAGGGTGGGAGCGTTCGCAGAGGCGCTCGGCAGAGCCGTCACGACTGCAGAAACCTTTGATCCTGACGGAATCGAAGACGCCCGTCAGCGCACAGCCCAAGCCCTCGTGCAACGGCAAGGGCAGCCGGTGTTTCGATCCCGGCTGTTGAATGCTTACGCTCACGCCTGCTGCATCACGGGTACGGATGTGGTTGCGGCGTTGGAAGCTGCCCACATCTATCCGTACCGGGGAAAATTGACGAATCACCCTTCGAACGGGTTGCTGCTCCGATCCGACTTGCATACGCTCTTCGATTGCGGGCTTCTCGGAGTCGATGAGAAAAAACTGACCGTCATCCTCGCTCCAAGCCTGTCAACAAGCCTGTCAACGAGCAGTTACTCGAACCTATTCGACTTAGCG
This genomic stretch from Longimicrobium sp. harbors:
- a CDS encoding HNH endonuclease; the protein is MATARNTGALLNDLWDVRAAHALFIHDGHWYHKLRKFPGALFDINGYIKFETEEEYLSCSHLQIRKQISVPGRISSIPGYVRVGAFAEALGRAVTTAETFDPDGIEDARQRTAQALVQRQGQPVFRSRLLNAYAHACCITGTDVVAALEAAHIYPYRGKLTNHPSNGLLLRSDLHTLFDCGLLGVDEKKLTVILAPSLSTSLSTSSYSNLFDLAIRLPKRNSDAPSPEALKWHRRTHGL